Proteins encoded together in one Miscanthus floridulus cultivar M001 chromosome 16, ASM1932011v1, whole genome shotgun sequence window:
- the LOC136514055 gene encoding oleosin G-like yields MHARRPETCRRGHVPLRAFNSSPAFPRCHPDGQCHHPDRHRRPDSLKAGHAGASERASMGDRQQHGHGHGGCEHPAADPPSSATLLRRVQTHAPNSTQVVGFLTLLVSGAVLLLLTGLTLTGAVVALVFMGPIALLTSPIWVPIAVALFVLAAAALSACGFLVAALAVGTWMYRYFTGRHPVGADLVDYARSRIADTASHVKDYVCEYGGYLHNRSKDAAPCA; encoded by the coding sequence ATGCACGCGCGGCGCCCGGAAACGTGCCGGCGCGGGCACGTCCCTCTCCGCGCCTTTAACTCCTCCCCGGCATTTCCCCGCTGCCACCCAGACGGACAGTGCCATCACCCCGATCGACACCGCCGACCGGACTCCCTCAAAGCCGGCCACGCGggcgcgagcgagcgagcgagcatgGGAGATCGGCAGcagcacgggcacgggcacggcggcTGCGAGCACCCGGCGGCGGACCCGCCTTCGTCGGCGACGCTGCTGCGGCGGGTGCAGACCCACGCGCCCAACTCGACGCAGGTGGTGGGCTTCCTGACGCTGCTCGTCTCCGGCGCCGTGCTGCTGCTCCTCACGGGGCTCACGCTGACGGGCGCCGTCGTGGCGCTCGTCTTCATGGGCCCCATCGCGCTGCTCACCAGCCCCATCTGGGTGCCCATCGCCGTCGCGCTCTtcgtcctcgccgccgccgcgctctccGCCTGCGGCTTCCTCGTCGCCGCGCTCGCCGTGGGCACCTGGATGTACCGCTACTTCACGGGCCGACACCCCGTGGGCGCCGACCTGGTGGACTACGCGCGCAGCCGGATCGCCGACACGGCCAGCCACGTCAAGGACTACGTGTGCGAGTACGGCGGCTACCTGCACAACCGCTCCAAGGACGCCGCACCCTGCGCCTag
- the LOC136513039 gene encoding RNA-binding protein 1-like — translation MGLPDNNGRLFVGGVAPGTGDEDLRRHFCRYGEVTDVCQPKDRLNGLPRGFAFVQFPRPADAGRALADPHHVINGEQVNVARAKPKKCLKVQASLPTGLWVS, via the exons ATGGGGCTGCCGGACAATAACGGCAGGCTTTTCGTGGGCGGCGTCGCCCCGGGCACCGGCGACGAGGACCTCCGCCGCCACTTCTGTCGCTACGGGGAGGTGACCGACGTCTGCCAGCCTAAGGACAGGCTCAACGGCCTTCCCCGTGGCTTCGCGTTCGTCCAGTTTCCCCGCCCCGCGGACGCCGGCCGTGCCCTCGCCGACCCACACCACGTCATCAATGGCGAGCAG GTGAATGTTGCAAGAGCAAAACCAAAGAAGTGCCTAAAAGTACAAGCCTCTCTGCCAACGGGTCTTTGGGTCTCGTAA